A window from Mesorhizobium sp. WSM2240 encodes these proteins:
- the rplF gene encoding 50S ribosomal protein L6, which translates to MSRIGKKPVQLPQGVTATVDGQTVTAKGPKGELKFVVNDEVLVKMENGEIAVQPRDQSKVARSKWGMSRTQIVNIVEGVKQGFEKRLEISGVGYRAALQGKNLQLALGFSHDVVYQTPEGITITVPKPTEIVVAGIDKQAVGQVAAEIRKYRGPEPYKGKGVKYAGEKIVRKEGKKK; encoded by the coding sequence ATGTCTCGTATTGGCAAGAAACCCGTTCAGCTGCCGCAAGGCGTGACCGCTACCGTCGACGGCCAGACCGTCACGGCGAAGGGTCCGAAGGGCGAACTGAAGTTCGTGGTCAACGACGAAGTCCTGGTCAAGATGGAGAATGGCGAGATCGCCGTTCAGCCGCGCGACCAGAGCAAGGTCGCGCGCTCCAAGTGGGGCATGTCGCGCACGCAGATCGTCAACATCGTCGAGGGCGTGAAGCAGGGCTTCGAAAAGCGGCTTGAGATCAGCGGCGTCGGCTATCGTGCGGCGCTGCAGGGCAAGAACCTGCAGCTCGCGCTTGGCTTCAGCCACGATGTCGTCTATCAGACGCCCGAAGGCATCACGATCACCGTGCCGAAGCCGACCGAAATCGTGGTCGCAGGCATCGACAAGCAGGCGGTCGGCCAGGTTGCGGCGGAAATCCGGAAGTATCGCGGACCCGAGCCCTACAAGGGCAAGGGCGTGAAGTACGCCGGCGAGAAGATCGTCCGCAAAGAAGGCAAGAAGAAGTAA
- the rplR gene encoding 50S ribosomal protein L18: MASKESTQRRAMRVRRQIKKVSGDRLRLSVYRSSKNIHAQIIDDSKGHTVAAASTLEKDLKGALKTGADVAAAAAVGKLLAERATKAGIKDVVFDRGPYIYHGRVKALADAAREAGLSF, from the coding sequence ATGGCTTCCAAGGAATCCACCCAGCGCCGCGCGATGCGCGTGCGGCGTCAGATCAAGAAGGTTTCGGGCGATCGCCTGCGCCTTTCGGTCTATCGCTCGTCGAAGAACATCCACGCGCAGATCATCGATGATTCGAAGGGCCACACCGTGGCTGCCGCTTCGACGCTCGAGAAGGATCTGAAGGGTGCGCTCAAGACCGGCGCCGACGTTGCGGCCGCCGCGGCCGTCGGCAAGCTGCTTGCCGAACGCGCCACGAAGGCCGGCATCAAGGATGTCGTGTTCGACCGCGGCCCATATATCTATCACGGACGCGTCAAGGCGCTGGCCGATGCCGCCCGCGAAGCGGGCCTGAGCTTCTAA
- the rpsE gene encoding 30S ribosomal protein S5 — protein sequence MAQERRDDRRGGRDREERDSEFVDKLVHINRVAKVVKGGRRFGFAALVVVGDQKGRVGFGHGKAREVPEAIRKATEAAKRELIFVPLRSGRTLHHDVEGRHGAGKVLLRAAKAGTGIIAGGPMRAVFETLGMHDVVAKSMGSSNPYNMVRATFDALKSQMHPKDVAAQRGIKYSTLQARRGTAVAAEE from the coding sequence ATGGCACAAGAACGTAGGGATGACCGCCGCGGCGGTCGTGACCGCGAAGAGCGCGACTCGGAATTCGTCGACAAGCTCGTCCACATCAACCGCGTCGCCAAGGTCGTCAAGGGCGGCCGGCGCTTCGGCTTTGCAGCTCTCGTCGTCGTCGGCGACCAGAAGGGCCGCGTCGGCTTCGGCCACGGCAAGGCTCGCGAAGTGCCTGAGGCGATCCGCAAGGCGACCGAGGCCGCCAAGCGCGAGCTGATCTTCGTGCCGCTCCGCTCGGGCCGTACGCTGCACCACGACGTCGAAGGCCGTCATGGCGCCGGCAAGGTTCTGCTGCGCGCAGCCAAGGCCGGTACCGGCATCATCGCCGGCGGTCCGATGCGCGCCGTTTTCGAGACGCTGGGCATGCACGATGTCGTCGCCAAGTCGATGGGTTCGTCGAACCCGTACAACATGGTGCGCGCGACGTTCGATGCGCTGAAGAGCCAGATGCATCCGAAGGATGTGGCGGCCCAGCGCGGCATCAAGTACTCGACGCTCCAGGCGCGCCGCGGCACTGCCGTAGCGGCCGAGGAATAG
- the rpmD gene encoding 50S ribosomal protein L30, translating into MAKKATKTVTVEQIGSPIRRPKEQRATLVGLGLNKMHRRRTLEDTPSVRGMIAAVQHLVRVVDEK; encoded by the coding sequence ATGGCAAAGAAAGCAACCAAGACCGTTACGGTCGAGCAGATCGGCAGCCCGATCCGCCGTCCGAAGGAACAGCGCGCGACGCTGGTCGGCCTCGGCCTGAACAAGATGCATCGCCGCCGCACGCTCGAAGACACCCCTTCGGTGCGCGGCATGATCGCGGCGGTACAGCATCTCGTCCGCGTCGTCGACGAAAAGTAG
- the rplO gene encoding 50S ribosomal protein L15 → MKLNDLRDNEGATHSKKRLGRGIGSGSGKTAGRGVKGQKARSGVAINGFEGGQMPLYRRLPKRGFNNIFRKDYVTVSLARIQTALDAKKLDAKATVNAEALVKAGVIRRPKDGVRLLSDGELKAKLAFDVAGASKAAIEKVEKAGGSVKLPEKAAEAE, encoded by the coding sequence ATGAAACTCAACGATCTGCGCGACAATGAGGGCGCGACCCATTCGAAGAAGCGCCTCGGGCGCGGCATCGGCTCGGGTTCCGGCAAGACTGCCGGCCGCGGCGTGAAGGGCCAGAAGGCGCGCTCCGGCGTCGCCATCAACGGCTTCGAGGGCGGCCAGATGCCGCTCTACCGGCGCCTGCCGAAGCGCGGCTTCAACAACATCTTCCGCAAGGATTATGTGACCGTCTCGCTGGCTCGCATCCAGACGGCGCTCGACGCCAAGAAGCTCGACGCCAAGGCAACCGTGAACGCCGAAGCGCTCGTCAAGGCCGGTGTCATCCGCCGCCCCAAGGACGGTGTGCGCCTGCTCAGCGACGGCGAGCTGAAGGCCAAGCTGGCTTTCGACGTCGCCGGAGCTTCCAAGGCCGCGATCGAGAAGGTCGAGAAGGCCGGCGGCTCCGTGAAGCTGCCCGAAAAGGCCGCCGAAGCCGAATAA
- the secY gene encoding preprotein translocase subunit SecY: MASAAEQLASNLNFAAFAKAEDLKKRIWFTLGALLVYRLGTYIPLPGINPDAFAQAFTQQSGGVLGMFNMFAGGAVERMALFALGIMPYISASIIMQLMTSVIPTLEALKKEGEQGRKVINQYTRYGTVLLAIVQAYGISVGLESGAGIVTDPGMFFRASTVITLVGGTMFLMWLGEQITARGIGNGISLIIFAGIVAGLPSAISGTLELGRTGALSTGLILAIIVLAIAVIAIIVFFERAQRRLLIQYPKRQVGNRMFQGDTSHLPLKLNTAGVIPPIFASSLLLLPATVAGFSATTTMPGWANTILAALGHGQPLYMLLYAAMIAFFAFFYTAIVFNPKDTADQLKKHSGFIPGYRPGERTAEYIDYVLTRITVVGAIYLVLVCLLPEFLISATGVPFYLGGTSLLIVVSVTLDTVAQIQGHLIAHQYEGLIKKSKLRGGKRGR, from the coding sequence ATGGCATCGGCTGCTGAACAACTTGCATCCAATCTGAATTTCGCAGCCTTCGCCAAGGCCGAAGACCTGAAGAAGCGCATCTGGTTCACTCTGGGCGCGCTCCTGGTCTACCGGCTCGGCACTTATATTCCGCTTCCGGGCATCAATCCCGACGCATTCGCTCAGGCCTTCACGCAGCAGTCAGGCGGCGTGCTTGGCATGTTCAACATGTTTGCCGGCGGCGCGGTCGAGCGCATGGCGCTGTTTGCGCTCGGCATCATGCCCTACATCTCGGCTTCCATCATCATGCAGCTGATGACTTCGGTCATCCCCACGCTCGAAGCCTTGAAGAAGGAAGGCGAGCAGGGCCGCAAGGTCATCAACCAATATACGCGCTACGGCACTGTGCTGCTCGCGATCGTCCAGGCCTATGGCATCTCGGTCGGGCTTGAGAGCGGCGCGGGCATTGTCACCGATCCCGGTATGTTTTTCCGCGCCTCCACCGTCATCACGCTGGTCGGCGGCACCATGTTCCTGATGTGGCTCGGCGAGCAGATCACCGCGCGCGGCATCGGCAACGGCATTTCGCTGATCATCTTCGCCGGCATCGTCGCCGGCCTGCCGTCGGCGATTAGCGGAACGCTGGAACTCGGCCGCACCGGTGCGCTGTCGACCGGCCTGATTCTCGCGATCATCGTGCTCGCCATCGCCGTCATCGCGATCATCGTCTTCTTCGAACGCGCCCAGCGCCGGCTTTTGATCCAGTATCCGAAGCGCCAGGTCGGCAACCGCATGTTCCAGGGCGATACCTCGCACCTGCCGCTGAAGCTCAACACTGCCGGCGTTATCCCGCCGATCTTCGCCTCCTCGCTGCTGCTCCTGCCGGCGACCGTCGCCGGATTCTCGGCAACAACAACAATGCCGGGCTGGGCCAACACCATCCTTGCCGCCCTCGGTCACGGACAGCCGCTTTACATGCTGCTCTACGCAGCCATGATCGCCTTCTTCGCCTTCTTCTACACGGCGATCGTGTTCAATCCGAAGGACACGGCCGATCAGTTGAAGAAGCATTCCGGCTTCATTCCCGGCTACCGTCCGGGCGAGCGTACCGCTGAATACATCGACTACGTGCTGACTCGCATAACCGTCGTCGGCGCCATCTACCTCGTTCTCGTCTGCCTGCTGCCCGAGTTCCTGATCTCGGCCACTGGCGTGCCGTTCTACCTTGGTGGCACTTCGCTTCTGATCGTGGTCAGTGTAACGCTGGATACGGTTGCGCAGATCCAGGGTCACCTGATTGCCCACCAGTATGAGGGACTGATCAAGAAGTCGAAGCTGCGCGGGGGCAAGAGAGGCAGATGA
- a CDS encoding adenylate kinase — MRLILLGPPGAGKGTQAQRLVEKHGIPQLSTGDMLRAAVAAQTPIGLKAKAVMDAGELVSDEIVNAIVAERIDQKDCAEGFILDGYPRTLVQADAVEKMLEQRRLKLDAVIELVVDDKALVGRIAKRAEETKAAGKPVRKDDDPVVFPERLREYYKKTAPLIGYYYAKGQLEQVDGMADIDSVTKEIEAVLKRPK; from the coding sequence ATGAGGTTGATATTGCTCGGACCGCCGGGAGCGGGCAAGGGGACGCAAGCACAGAGACTGGTCGAAAAACACGGCATACCTCAGCTTTCCACCGGTGACATGCTGCGGGCGGCGGTCGCGGCGCAGACGCCGATCGGCCTGAAGGCCAAGGCCGTGATGGACGCCGGCGAACTCGTCTCCGATGAGATCGTCAACGCGATCGTTGCCGAACGCATCGACCAGAAGGACTGCGCCGAGGGTTTTATCCTGGACGGCTATCCGCGCACGCTGGTGCAGGCTGACGCGGTCGAAAAGATGCTCGAACAGCGCCGGCTCAAGCTCGACGCGGTCATCGAACTCGTGGTCGATGACAAGGCGCTGGTCGGCCGCATCGCCAAGCGGGCGGAAGAGACCAAGGCCGCCGGCAAGCCGGTGCGCAAGGACGACGATCCGGTTGTGTTCCCGGAACGCTTGCGCGAATACTACAAGAAGACGGCGCCGCTGATCGGCTACTACTACGCCAAGGGCCAGCTCGAGCAGGTCGATGGCATGGCCGATATCGACAGCGTGACGAAAGAGATCGAGGCGGTGCTGAAAAGGCCGAAATAA
- the rpsM gene encoding 30S ribosomal protein S13 translates to MARIAGVNIPTNKRVIIALQYIHGIGKKFASEIVEKVGIPAERRVNQLTDAEVLAIRETIDRDYQVEGDLRREVSMNIKRLMDLGCYRGLRHRRSLPVRGQRTHTNARTRKGPAKAIAGKKK, encoded by the coding sequence ATGGCCCGTATAGCAGGCGTCAACATTCCGACCAACAAGCGCGTCATCATCGCGCTGCAATACATTCACGGCATCGGCAAGAAGTTCGCTTCCGAGATCGTCGAGAAGGTCGGTATCCCGGCCGAGCGTCGCGTCAACCAACTGACCGACGCCGAAGTTCTGGCCATCCGCGAGACCATCGATCGCGACTATCAGGTCGAAGGCGACCTGCGCCGCGAAGTGTCGATGAACATCAAGCGCCTGATGGACCTCGGCTGCTATCGCGGCCTGCGCCATCGCCGCTCGCTGCCGGTTCGCGGCCAGCGCACGCATACCAATGCGCGCACCCGCAAGGGCCCGGCCAAGGCGATTGCCGGCAAGAAGAAGTAA
- the rpsK gene encoding 30S ribosomal protein S11, with amino-acid sequence MAKEATRIRRRERKNISSGVAHVNSTFNNTMITITDAQGNTIAWSSAGAQGFKGSRKSTPFAAQMAAEDVSKKAQEHGMRMLEVEVCGPGSGRESALRALQAGGFTITSIRDVTPIPHNGCRPRKKRRV; translated from the coding sequence ATGGCCAAGGAAGCCACGCGCATTCGCCGTCGCGAGCGCAAGAACATTTCGTCGGGCGTCGCCCACGTCAACTCGACCTTCAACAACACGATGATCACCATCACCGACGCGCAGGGCAACACGATTGCCTGGTCGTCGGCGGGCGCCCAAGGCTTCAAGGGTTCGCGCAAGTCGACCCCGTTTGCTGCACAGATGGCTGCCGAGGACGTGAGCAAGAAGGCCCAGGAGCACGGCATGCGCATGCTCGAGGTCGAGGTCTGCGGTCCGGGTTCGGGCCGTGAATCGGCACTGCGCGCGCTACAGGCAGGCGGCTTTACGATCACCTCGATCCGCGACGTCACGCCGATCCCGCACAATGGCTGCCGCCCGCGCAAGAAGCGCCGCGTCTGA